A segment of the Anaerolineae bacterium genome:
AATAAAAAGCCAGTCTTAACAACTGGCTGTAGGGAAAGTTCAAACCGCCAGCCGGATGCTCAATATCAACCCGGCATGTCGATTGTGACCACGACCACCAGTGAGAGTCCTCTTTTATAATCTTTTCCATCAATCATCCTCACTATACATTATTTTGATGCGGGACTGTACCCCGTGCGGCTGGAAGAGGCAAGTAAACTCAAGCGGGGGTTTGCTGCTCTTTTTCAAGTTCGGTATAGCGACAATCAACCAATGCCATCGTTCAGAATAATGTCAGTAAATATAGAAGCCGCAGCTTGCGCTACGGCCTTGCCCCCTGCTTCCGAAGAAGCAGGGGGGATATAGAGATTATGATAACTTGACCCAGCTATTTGTCAAAAAGTGGATATGGGGTACCGAGTCAACGACCAGGGTAAAAATCTGATCAAATAAATCGTTTAGCGACTCAACCTTTACCATAAAATGCAACGGTATGGTATTATATCATTGGCAACGGGTGAGATAGATTAGAGGGCAGGATAAGCTGATGGCATAAACAGCACCATCAAATTGCCGGAAGCAGTCAAACATAGACCCGAACAGGAAGTAAACAATGTCAACAGATATAGACGTTCTCAAAGCGGCGCTTCGTCGCCACTGGCCCGGCGAACCAGGCGACAAGGCCAGGCGATATGTTGGGAAATTTTTTAACGGAACGCGCCTGGACACGAATATTACCGCCCAGGTGGTGGGAAATCACGGCACTTACACCGTATCCATCCGGGCTGAGGAGCAGGGGGTAACTTCCGCTTGCAGTTGTTACATTGGCAAACATGGTTATTGCCATCACTGCGCGGCGTTGGCCTTAACTTTCTTGAATAATCCAGCCCCTTTTCGGGAGATTAAACCCAAACCATTGGCGGCGGTCAATGAATTAACCGAGTTGCACGAATATTTGCAGGGTGTCACCCTTGACGCGCTGCTGCAAGAGTTGAAAGCGCGCGGCATCACCCAGAAGGCCTTTACCGAGGGTATTGGGATGAACTCTCGCCACCTCTCCGCGGTTAAATCGAGCGAGTTAAGGAATCATTTCTACTACGAGTTGGGCGCCACGAAACTGGCTTGCCTGTGGGTGTTGGAGCGTTTCGGTAAAACCGGAACGGGAAAGTCAGAAAAGTGAATCTATGAAATCTCAAGGGCATAGACCACGGGGATATATCGGCGCAGGAGACAGATATCTCCCCAGAATTGAGCGGGAACTCAGACGGTTCCTTATCAAAACGCAAAATGAATTAAGGTATGACACTTTGCGCCTGCCACCTAAAGAATGGGCTAACCTGGCCGGGGTGTTGGTTGAATTTATGGAGGACATCCATAATGACATCGGTCTTTGGAGAAGCCTGGAGCAATATCAACTGGAATTTTTTGATACTCCTCTGCCGTTGTTCCTCCCGCCGCAAGAAGAGCCAGAGCCTCAAAGGTTGAATGAATATCGCCTTGGTTATCTGCTATGGGGATTATACCACGAACTCAAACCGGATTTGATTCTGGCTCCTACCCATCAAGATTTGCGCCATCTGGCCGCCCAAGTTGGCGATTTTTTAACCAAGCAATTTACCAGAGTGCCGCACGAGTCGGGGGTAAAGCAATTTTTGGCCCAACCCAACCAGTTGGGGTGGGAGGTCAAGCAGAAATTGGTCTGGATGGGCCAGCACGCCTATCTGTTCCGTTTTAATTTCTGGAACTATATTGCCGCCAACGGCGGTCAACCCGATATTGGCGCCATTGACGATTTCATCTGTCAGGAGACAACCGCCTGGTCAGGCTTGGGGGTCATTGATATTTTGGCCGCCACCCTGGACATCACGACGGAACAACGGGCTATATTACGCAATTGGTATGAACGGCACATGGCCTATTATCGTATTTTATCTAGCCAGAAATCCCATTTGGAGGTGAAGAACCTGATCAATGACCAGCCTTACCGGGTTAGAATGGACACTCCAGGGTCTCCCTTTAGAGTGGGGCAGGTTGTTTTCGGCAGCCTGGTTCTTTGGGATGGCGACTGGTACTGGTCGGGGGAACAGCAGCTTTATAAAGACCTGCCGGCCAAAACCATTCAGGAAATTAAACAAACCTTTGCCCAGAAAATGCCGTCTATTGCTTATCGCTACTGCCAGCCACAAGCCCAAATGGCCCGTGAAACCGTGGACCTTCTTTACCGGGAATTTGTGAAATATCACGGCGATGAACTGGCG
Coding sequences within it:
- a CDS encoding DUF3843 family protein; its protein translation is MRLPPKEWANLAGVLVEFMEDIHNDIGLWRSLEQYQLEFFDTPLPLFLPPQEEPEPQRLNEYRLGYLLWGLYHELKPDLILAPTHQDLRHLAAQVGDFLTKQFTRVPHESGVKQFLAQPNQLGWEVKQKLVWMGQHAYLFRFNFWNYIAANGGQPDIGAIDDFICQETTAWSGLGVIDILAATLDITTEQRAILRNWYERHMAYYRILSSQKSHLEVKNLINDQPYRVRMDTPGSPFRVGQVVFGSLVLWDGDWYWSGEQQLYKDLPAKTIQEIKQTFAQKMPSIAYRYCQPQAQMARETVDLLYREFVKYHGDELAVYPDGRALTAAMQELYRQHNEAMDSKTAAKTPAKRDLSLSRRDLLPPELVGQENGIAVYFNASEGQEIMTGFNDVVSGLKKRGQDLTEDEAEAIHSLMDAEEISPDFVWRLVKEYGDESIAAVFLIDQTIHKTYLDYLLRRYKGHFYRKRYPQIALV